A single window of Balaenoptera ricei isolate mBalRic1 chromosome 15, mBalRic1.hap2, whole genome shotgun sequence DNA harbors:
- the NSFL1C gene encoding NSFL1 cofactor p47 isoform X2 translates to MAAERQDSLREFVAVTGAEEDRARFFLESAGWDLQIALASFYEDGGDEDIVTISQATPSSVSRGTAPSDNRVTSFRDLIHDQDEDEEDEEGQRFYAGGSERSGQQIVGPPRKKSPNELVDDLFKGAKEHGAVAVERVSKSPGETSKPRPFAGGGYRLGAAPEEESAYVAGERRRHSGQDVHVVLKLWKSGFSLDNGELRSYQDPSNAQFLESIRRGEVPAELRRLAHGGQVNLDMEDHRDEDFVKPKGAFKAFTGEGQKLGSTAPQVLNTSSPAQQAENEAKASSSISIDESQPTTNIQIRLADGGRLVQKFNHSHRISDIRLFIVDARPAMAATSFVLMTTFPNKELADESQTLKEANLLNAVIVQRLT, encoded by the exons ATGGCGGCGGAGCGACAGGACTCGCTGAGGGAGTTCGTGGCGGTGACGGGCGCCGAGGAGGACCGGGCCCGCTTCTTCCTGGAGTCGGCCGGCTGGGACCTGCAG ATCGCCCTAGCAAGCTTTTATGAGGATGGAGGGGACGAAGACATTGTGACCATTTCGCAGGCAACCCCCAGTTCAGTATCCAGAGGCACAGCCCCCAG CGATAATAGGGTGACATCCTTCAGAGACCTCATTCATGACCAAGACGAGGACGAGGAGGATGAGGAGGGTCAGAG GTTTTATGCCGGGGGCTCAGAGAGAAGTGGACAGCAGATTGTTGGCCCTCCCAGGAAGAAAAGTCCCAACGAGCTGGTGGACGATCTCTTTAAAGGTGCCAAGGAACATGGAGCCGTAGCTGTGGAGCGAGTGTCCAAGAGCCCTGGAGAGACCAGTAAACCAAGA CCATTTGCAGGAGGTGGCTACCGCCTTGGAGCAGCACCAGAGGAAGAGTCTGCCTACGTGGCAGGAGAAAGGAGGCGGCATTCCGGCCAAGAT GTTCATGTAGTGTTGAAGCTCTGGAAGAGTGGATTCAGCCTGGACAATGGTGAACTCAGAAGCTACCAAGACCCATCcaatgcccagtttctggagtcTATCCGCAGAGG AGAGGTGCCAGCAGAGCTGCGGAGGTTAGCTCACGGTGGGCAGGTGAACTTGGACATGGAGGACCATCGGGACGAGGACTTCGTGAAGCCCAAGGGAGCCTTCAAAGCCTTCACTGGCGAGGGTCAGAAACTGGGCAG CACTGCCCCCCAGGTGTTGAATACCAGCTCTCCAGCCCAACAGGCAGAAAATGAAGCCAAAGCCAGCTCTTCCATCTCAATTGATGAGTCACAGCCTACCACAAACATCCAAATACGGCTTGCTGATGGCGGGAGGCTGGTGCAGAAATTTAACCACAGCCACAG GATCAGCGACATCCGACTCTTCATCGTGGACGCCCGGCCGGCCATGGCTGCCACCAGCTTTGTCCTCATGACCACCTTCCCAAACAAAGAGCTGGCTGACGAGAGCCAGACCCTGAAGGAAGCCAACCTGCTCAATGCCGTCATCGTGCAGCGGTTAACATAA
- the NSFL1C gene encoding NSFL1 cofactor p47 isoform X1, translated as MAAERQDSLREFVAVTGAEEDRARFFLESAGWDLQIALASFYEDGGDEDIVTISQATPSSVSRGTAPSDNRVTSFRDLIHDQDEDEEDEEGQRFEPDGPDLRNRFYAGGSERSGQQIVGPPRKKSPNELVDDLFKGAKEHGAVAVERVSKSPGETSKPRPFAGGGYRLGAAPEEESAYVAGERRRHSGQDVHVVLKLWKSGFSLDNGELRSYQDPSNAQFLESIRRGEVPAELRRLAHGGQVNLDMEDHRDEDFVKPKGAFKAFTGEGQKLGSTAPQVLNTSSPAQQAENEAKASSSISIDESQPTTNIQIRLADGGRLVQKFNHSHRISDIRLFIVDARPAMAATSFVLMTTFPNKELADESQTLKEANLLNAVIVQRLT; from the exons ATGGCGGCGGAGCGACAGGACTCGCTGAGGGAGTTCGTGGCGGTGACGGGCGCCGAGGAGGACCGGGCCCGCTTCTTCCTGGAGTCGGCCGGCTGGGACCTGCAG ATCGCCCTAGCAAGCTTTTATGAGGATGGAGGGGACGAAGACATTGTGACCATTTCGCAGGCAACCCCCAGTTCAGTATCCAGAGGCACAGCCCCCAG CGATAATAGGGTGACATCCTTCAGAGACCTCATTCATGACCAAGACGAGGACGAGGAGGATGAGGAGGGTCAGAG ATTTGAACCTGATGGCCCTGACTTAAGGAACAG GTTTTATGCCGGGGGCTCAGAGAGAAGTGGACAGCAGATTGTTGGCCCTCCCAGGAAGAAAAGTCCCAACGAGCTGGTGGACGATCTCTTTAAAGGTGCCAAGGAACATGGAGCCGTAGCTGTGGAGCGAGTGTCCAAGAGCCCTGGAGAGACCAGTAAACCAAGA CCATTTGCAGGAGGTGGCTACCGCCTTGGAGCAGCACCAGAGGAAGAGTCTGCCTACGTGGCAGGAGAAAGGAGGCGGCATTCCGGCCAAGAT GTTCATGTAGTGTTGAAGCTCTGGAAGAGTGGATTCAGCCTGGACAATGGTGAACTCAGAAGCTACCAAGACCCATCcaatgcccagtttctggagtcTATCCGCAGAGG AGAGGTGCCAGCAGAGCTGCGGAGGTTAGCTCACGGTGGGCAGGTGAACTTGGACATGGAGGACCATCGGGACGAGGACTTCGTGAAGCCCAAGGGAGCCTTCAAAGCCTTCACTGGCGAGGGTCAGAAACTGGGCAG CACTGCCCCCCAGGTGTTGAATACCAGCTCTCCAGCCCAACAGGCAGAAAATGAAGCCAAAGCCAGCTCTTCCATCTCAATTGATGAGTCACAGCCTACCACAAACATCCAAATACGGCTTGCTGATGGCGGGAGGCTGGTGCAGAAATTTAACCACAGCCACAG GATCAGCGACATCCGACTCTTCATCGTGGACGCCCGGCCGGCCATGGCTGCCACCAGCTTTGTCCTCATGACCACCTTCCCAAACAAAGAGCTGGCTGACGAGAGCCAGACCCTGAAGGAAGCCAACCTGCTCAATGCCGTCATCGTGCAGCGGTTAACATAA